One Brassica napus cultivar Da-Ae chromosome C2, Da-Ae, whole genome shotgun sequence DNA window includes the following coding sequences:
- the LOC125582180 gene encoding bidirectional sugar transporter SWEET8-like, with product MTQYFFASFMPRGLYFMVFAFIYLLNCEATKSRKIYIKVCLFAVAEIIAMLAVILITCMAIVAESVKLMPFSLVLFGFINSIVWMAYSLIYKINIYLFICSAIGAFLSASEIVIYALYRHKVKTCKVKSA from the exons ATGACACAATACTTCTTCGCATCGTTCATGCCCAGGGGTTTGTATTTCATGGTGTTTGCTTTCATCTACCTACTTAACTGTGAGGCCACGAAATCAAGAAAAATCTAT ATAAAGGTGTGCCTATTTGCAGTTGCTGAGATAATTGCGATGTTAGCCGTTATTTTGATTACATGTATG GCAATAGTGGCGGAGAGCGTTAAGCTCATGCCATTTTCCTTAGTGCTCTTTGGTTTCATAAACTCTATAGTTTGGATGGCTTACTCTTTGATctacaaaatcaatatttacctcttt atATGCAGTGCGATTGGCGCTTTCTTGAGTGCTTCTGAGATAGTCATTTATGCTCTGTACAGACACAAGGTTAAAACATGCAAGGTGAAGTCAGCTTGA